The sequence TGTACACCTCAGTTTCCcaattttgtaaaaaagaaaagtaggctGTGCTCTTTACCTACGTACTCTCTGTTGATAGTTCGTTAGCTAATACACCTTTTAAAGTGCTAATCATCTGAAGGCATTAGTAATAATTCTGTTGCTGCAGTTTACTTTGCATTTCAAGATCGGTATCTTCATGACAGTACAGATCTCATTTAGCCTACCGGCTCAATGCTGTCAGCCACACCCATGTTTTCCAGCAGTTAGGTTACTTTATCCAAAATAGTATTTTGAGTTTCATTTCTGGACCATGGTGAACATCTGAAATGGCATCCTCTCCCTTCAGGCTGCTGAACTCGTCTTTATGTTCTGCAGGCACCCGAGCAGTGATAGTGTGGCCCAGACTCCTGAATTACTACGGCGGTACCCCTTGGAGGACCACTCCGAGTTTCCCCTGCCCCCAGATGTAGTGTTCTTCTGCCAGCCCGAGGGCTGTCTGAGTGTGCGTCAGCGGCGCATGAGTCTGCGGGATGACACTTCTTTCGTCTTCACCCTCACTGACAAGGACACTGGAGTCACTCGTTATGGCATCTGTGTTAACTTCTACCGCTCCTTCCAGAAGCGTATGCctaaagaaaagggggaaggtGGGGCAGGGTCCCGTGGGAAGGAAGGATCCCGTGCCACTTGTGCATCAGAAGAGGTTGGCACTGAGACCTCAGAGACCGGCCTGTCCTTGCAACCCCCCAGTGCTGACCCCGCCCCCGATGTGAATCAGTCTCCTCGGGTCAAACCCCGGGCCAAGGCAGGGAGCCGTTCACGCAATAGTACTCTGACATCCCTGTGTGTGCTCAGCCACTATCCCTTCTTCTCCACCTTCCGAGAATGTCTGTACACCCTCAAACGTCTTGTGGACTGCTGCAGTGAGCGGCTGCTGGGCAAGAAACTGGGCATCCCTCGAGGCATACAAAGGTACAGTCTGCTGCTGACACtcagaagagagggaagcagttaGAGATGAGTCGGTTTGTGAGGGGCAGGAAATTTCCTCTGAAGCCTGAGGTCCTTCGTATGGCTAGAATGAAGTGTTGTCTTAGACCGTGTTGTAcgtttaagaataaatttttgttaaaagaaagaaatcggTCAATCATTAAAAAACATAGCCTGCGGTCCTTCATACACCTCTTTAAGCATATTGTATTAGTCCTTTCTAAGGAAAAAGTGCTACAGAGTTAGACTGCCTAACATAATAATGTTTGGAGTTCGATGTTTCATGCAGGCAGGAATATAAGTCctcatatgtatacatttttacatttgttctCTTGGATATACCCTCCAGCCCTAGCTGAGCCCAAAGATCGGGCTTTTCCGATATCATTTTTACTGTGTGGCTACTGTATTGTGTTGCAGTAGGGTATCAGCTCCTGGTGCTTATGTGTCTGTTTCCTGCTGTCTGCTCCTCAGGGACACTATGTGGCGCATCTTTACTGGATCATTGCTAGTGGAGGAGAAGTCAAGTGCCCTTCTTCATGACCTTCGAGAGATTGAGGCCTGGATCTATCGATTGCTTCGTTCCCCAGTGCCCGTCTCTGGGCAGAAGCGAGTAGACATTGAGGTCCTACCCCAGGAGCTCCAACAGGCTCTGACCTTTGCTCTTCCAGACCCTTCTCGATTCACCCTGGTGGATTTCCCACTGCACCTTCCCTTGGAACTTCTGGGTGTGGATGCCTGTCTTCAGGTGCTAACCTGCATCCTCTTAGAGCACAAGGTGAGAGAGCCAGCTTTCTAGACCTTTAAGGACGGAGCCtacatctttttcatctttttgtccCTAGAAGGTAACATATGCCAGGTATACAGGAGGCATCGTCTAGTTGTGGGCTGGATTAAGGTACTCTCGGTGGAATGTATTCAGAGGGTCTGCCACTCAATTGAATTATCCTTAACTAGACTGACCTAATTCTCCGGAAATATCAGTAGTTCTGTTCCGATGAGTGGTCCTGAAATTTGGGGGGAACAAGAACCAGGAAGGTAAGGCATGGGGCAGAGATCACTGTGAAAGCTGTGTTCGTGGAGCCCTATGCGTGGTGAGATGGAAATTAAATGGTAGCGCTGGAAACTGTTTTCTCATCCCTGTTATTCTTGCTGTTGAACGATCCTTGTGGGATGGCTTGCGGCAGGTGGTGCTACAGTCCCGAGACTACAATGCCCTCTCCATGTCTGTGATGGCATTTGTGGCGATGATCTACCCACTGGAGTATATGTTTCCTGTAATCCCACTGCTGCCCACCTGCATGGCATCGGCAGAACAGGTGAGTGCAGGTGCTTTCTGGCTTTGTCACCTCTACTTTCCAGCTCTGTCCAGCTCTGAGGGAGATCAGTGCTGAGAAGTTGTAAATCAGTACTCATCTTCCTTCCCTTATTATAACTTACATGTCCGTAAACCATGACCTAACTTGAACTGATTTGATGTCAAAACTtgtgttatttttggtttttactttcaaagtaaatgttgggacgcctgggtggctcagtcggttaagcatttgccttccactcaggtcatgatcccagggtcctgggatcgagccccatgtaaggctccccgctcagtggggagcctgcttctccctctgcctgccattcctccttGCTCAAGCCCCCCCGcccatgaataaatgaaaattttttttaaaaagtaaatgctaATAATTATAGGTTTCTGGCTACACTGTTGTAGGTGTTATATAATGTATAGAATATACACTGTTACCTCTCTAAAATCTGAAAACTTGTGAATACAGAAACACACCTACCCTCAAGAGTTTTGGAAAAGAGATTATGGACCTGGATTTCCTTATCTAAAAAGATTCTGATTCTTTAAGTGATCAAAATagatttagtttttgtttcttaccctcttttttcttcccacagCTGCTGTTGGCTCCAACTCCATACATCATCGGGGTCCCTGCCAGCTTCTTCCTCTACAAGCTGGACTTCAAAATGCCTGATGACGTATGGCTGGTGGATCTGGACAGCAATAGGGTGAGGTTCTTGGCCGAGGGACTATAGATTCTAGAAGaggattgtgttttctttttctagatccttCCCAGGAAGGTCCTCAGTTAGGTGATTTCTCTTGTGTGACTcattgaaacaatttttttaaatgcttagctTTTGCTTTATTGGCTTAATAGGCCCTGGTTAGAACTCAAAGGAGTGTCAGATTTAGTTTTGCCGGAGTGAAGTGCTGCCCTGCATCTGGGAGCAGTAAGGCGGTTGTGATCGTGGGAACACAACATACAGTGTAGCTCACCTGATGGTTCTCCTGGGCTATGGTTTCTAGTGAGAAAGTGTCTTTCAATGCAGACTTAAAATGCATATTAATATTCTGTGGCACGAGTACATTCAGACTTCAGCAGTAACCCTTATATGTGTTCgttgtaaaactttaaaaatccaaataagtataaataaataaaaaccacagcaCTAGCATGTAGAGGTAGTCACCAGTAACACCGaggtgtatttctttttatttacgtatgtgtgtattttaaatatatgtctaTACATGATATACATACTCACATATGGGTGAAAATACCGTGTATACAACTTACTATTTTTGTTACCTCCTCTATGTAAGAGTAACTCCTGAGTAATTCCAAAGTCAtgcctcttttttgtttttctggtgcaGGTGATTGCCCCCACCAATGCAGAAGTGCTCCCAACCCTGCCAGAACCAGAATCATTAGAGCTGAAGAAGCATCTGAAGCAGGTgggtgaagagagaagaaaaggaagggagcaGTGGCTACTCTAGGGCGGCCTGGAGGCTGTAGCTGTTCTAAGAGCCACTTTCCTTTCAGACGTCAAGTGGATTAGATTTTCTTAGCTAAGAAGAGGTGTGTCCCATTTCTGGGTATCAGGATGAATCTGAAAAAGGgcttttagatttttgttttttaaagatttatttagtttgagagaaagtgtgcatggggagggggaggagcacaggaagagaatctcaagcagactccccagtgattTCAgcgcctaatgtgggactcgatctcacaaccctgtgatcatggcctgacccgaaaccaagagttggacattcagcccactgagccacacagatgcccctcaTGTCTGCCATTCTTTATGGCCTTAGAGCATTCTGTCTGTCTTGTAAGGAAGGAGCTAGTCATTTGGACAATCTGACtcctttcatattttccttttgaattgaTCCCTAGGTCCCCATAAATGCTTTCTTCAAAAATTCCTCTCTTGAGTAATCCTTTCAATACATttttcattgattgattttcttcctcttctgcatGCCGAGCACAGTACCTGAAGGTAACATGTGGCAGGgccccatttcttcttcctcttgtaTGTGTTATGTAGGACCACCAGTAGACAGCTCCATATTTCTTTATAGGAATCCTTGTTCTCATTCGAAGGGTCTTTAGGAACCTCTGTGTTGTCTTAGCTGTTCAGCAGTACCTCTAGATATCTGTCTGGGCTCAAATGGGTCATTCTGTagcatccctctccctctcacttgcTTCATCCCCACTGATGTAATACAGTGTCTTGTTACTGCCGGGACTGGTGAGGATTGCAAGTTGAGAcagttctctgcctgcctttgctgTGTTTTCGTTCTTGATGATTGCTTTAGTATGGCTAATAAGATGGAGAGGTTGATATGTAGAATTGTACTTCAAATGTTTATAGGAGTTAAGATCCCTGGGCTCGTTACTCCTGTGTTCTTACCCCTGCTACTTGAAATGTGATTCACGGACCAGGAGCATTACCATTGCCTGTGGTTGTTAAAAGTGCGGAATCACCCCAGATATATtgaaccagaatctgcatttttaacaatattccCAGGTGACTCCTGTGCTCGTTAATATTTAAGAAGCATTGCTGGTCTAGACTGAAAAACATTTCATgactaaaataaatttggaaactaTTGCCCTGGGTTCCATATTTGATTAAGTTGCCTTGAGCCAGGTTGGCTTAAACTGAAAGCCTGTATAATTCAGATTATCTTCTGAAGGTTAAAGTATTTGGATTCTTATGTCAAAGACTCTTTCCTAGGAGATGACTGCCTAGCTACCCAGGAATCTGCTGCGCTCCATAGGGGATTTCCTGTTGTTCCACAGGCCCTTGCCAGCATGAGTCTCAACACCCAGCCCATCCTCAATCTGGAAAAATTCCACGAAGGCCAAGAGATCCCCCTTCTCTTGGGAAGGCCTTCTAACGACCTGCAGTCCACACCTTCCACTGAATTCAACCCACTCATCTATGGCAATGATGTGGATTCTGTGGATGTTGCAACGAGGTACGACTAAGTTGACTGGATAATCACGTGCTCTTCAACTGGGTTCTGTTCTATCAGTAGCTGCATGTGCCACCTTAGTGAAAGCAAAGAGAAGTTCTGGTTCCTCATACTCTCAGGCCTTTTAGACCTTGAGTGCAGAGAGATCGATGCTTGTTTAAGATCCTTCTCCCTGTGAAGTGCTGGCTTGGGGAGGTGGTCTGAGACCTCAGACTACAGTCGTCCTTACGGTGCAGGGTGCGGGACTCGGATCATCTCACCATCCCCTTCTTCCCCAGAGTGGCCATGGTCCGTTTCTTCAACTCCCCCAACGTGCTGCAGGGCTTCCAGATGCACACACGTACCCTGCGTCTCTTCCCTCGGCCCGTGGTAGCTTTTCAAGCTGGCTCCTTTCTAGCCTCACGTCCCCGGCAGACTCCTTTTGCAGAGAAGCTGGCCAGAACTCAGGCCGTGGAGTACTTCGGAGAATGGATCCTGAACCCCACCAACTACGCCTTCCAGCGAATCCACAACAGTGAGCGCACCTGCCCCACCTTCTGCCTTTATCCCCTGATGGCCcttccctttgcctttctttGGGGCAGCTTTGACCTGCCCCTTCCATTCCCGTTTAGCCTTAGACTTTTTCCTATCTTTCTTTTATgctcttcttgttttatttttttcctccttgttgctaactctgttctttctctttgggTAGACATGTTTGATCCAGCCCTGATTGGTGACAAGCCGAAGTGGTATGCCCATCAGCTACAGCCCATCCATTATCGAGTCTATGATAGCAACTCCCAGCTGGCCGAGGCACTGAGTGTGCCCCCAGAGCGCGACTCTGACTCTGAGCCCACTGATGACAGGTGAGCGGCAGAACCGATTTTTAAGGTACAAAGGAGGCGCTCACTGGCCTTTATTGAGCACAGTGGCAAAGCCTCGTGGGACTTAGATATTGGTCTTTGAAGCCgtggttatatttttattaattgttttgtgttagcttacttattttatcttgtttcctGGCCTCAAGTTAAGAgcactcctctttttttttcccccaaggttttttttttgtttttattttttttaagatttatttattcatttgagagagagagagaaagagcacatggaggggcagagggagaggaggagaagcagactctgcagttagtggagtggggcttgatccccgaccccgaaatcatgacctgagccagaaatcgagagttggacccttaaccaactgagccacccaggcaccccctccccccctttttaaaaagttttaaattttaatttcattgtagttaacatatagcattatattagtttcaggtgtacaatacagtgattcagcaattcgaCACATTAGTCAGTGCTTATCGTGATAAATGTACTCTAATTCTCATCACCtgttccaccccccaccctcctcccctccagtagCCGTCAGCTTGTTCTGTATTAAGAATTTctttctggggagcctgggtggctcagtgggttaaagcctttgcctttggctcaggtcatgcatgatctcagggtcttgggatcaagccgggcatcggactccctgctcagcggggagcctgcttcctcctctctctgtctttctctgcctgcctccctgtctacttgtgatctatcaaataaataaataaaaacctttaaaaaaagattctaagaatttctttcttggtttgtctttttttttttcctttgtttaattgttttgtttcttaaattctgcatatgggtgaaatcatatggtatttttctttccctgacttatttcacttagtattatactctggttctatccatgttgttgcagatggcaagatttcattcctttttatggctgagtaatactcctgtgtgtgtatgtgtgtgtgtgtatgagagtccttgcttttttatttttcctaatgctGATCACtgattctttttcccttccctttccttccattgtatttttatttttgtttctatttttgggCTCTTCACTCTGCAGTGGCAGCGATAGTATGGATTATGATGACTCAAGCTCTTCTTACTCCTCCCTTGGTGACTTTGTCAGTGAAATGATGAAGTGTGACATCAATGGTGATACTCCCAGTAAGTGTACTTGGGGACACTGGCTCGCTCCGGGCAGTGTTTGGGGCTCTGGGACCGTGCGGTCTGTACCTGCCCCCTTGGGTTTCTGCAGATGTGGATCCGTTGACGCACGCGGCGCTGGGGGATGCCAGCGAGGTGAAGATCGATGAGCTGCAGAACCAGAAGGAATCCGAGGAAGCGGGCCCGGACAGCGAGAACTCTCAGGAAAACCCGCCGCTGCGCTCCAGCTCCAGCACCACCGCCAGCAGTAGCCCCAGCACCGTCATCCATGGAGCTAATGCTGTGCGTGGCGACTTGGAAGGGTGGATGAGTGCGAGCTGTTACTGGGCACGTGGGCTGCACCTCTGTCAGTCGAGGCGGAAGCTGTTAATTTGCCGCTTCAcattcttcctgtcttcctctccaTGGGTCTCCTCGCGTAGAGCCTAGGAGACACAGAAGGAGCTCACTGGGCTTTGTTCAGGACTTAGCTAAGATTCCCCCCTTGCATAGTTTGTGGCACAGACACCAGGGGTGTCACAGAgatcttctttctctcattcccttAGGATAGGAGATGGGAACCTGATAGGCCTGGCTTGGCCCTGCTAATCTGAGAATACAGGAAGGTATTGCTGGGCACCAGGTGactagtttttatttaatgtgcCCTTTAGGAACCTGCCGATTCAACGGAGGTGGACGATAAGGCATCAGTAGGCGTCTCCAAGCCCCTCTCTGCCGTGCCTCCCAGCATGGGCAAATCGAACATGGACAGGCGCCAGACAGAAATCGGAGAGGGGTCAGTGCGCCGGCGAACCTATGACAATCCATACTTCGAGCCCCAGTATGGCCTTCCCCCTGAGGAAGATGATGATGAGCAGGGGGAAAGTTACACTCCCCGATTCAGCCAACATGTCAATGGCAATCGGTGAGAGCCTGGGGATTCCTTCTAGATGGGTGACTGAAGGACCGCACTGCAGTGGACCCCGGGTGAGGGTTAATCAGAAAGTTGGAGAAGTCCAAATGCTCTGGTTGCCCTCCGTCCCAGGCTGGTGCTTTGATCTAGGCATATACGAGTTGTGGGAAGGGAGCCATGATGGCAGTGCAGGCCAGGCCCACACTCCCAAGACTAGGTACCCTTGCCTGGGGCTCACAGGTGCCACTGTGCATTCAAGGGCTCAAAAGCTGCTGCGGCCCAACAGCTTGAAACTGGCAAGCGACTCCGAGGCAGAGTCTGACTCTCGCGCAAGCTCACCCACCTCCACCATCTCCAACAACAGCACCGAGGGCTTCGGGGGCATCATGTCTTTTGCCAGTAAGTGCCTTCAGCTCTCCTGTCTCTGTCCCGTTTGGTCTGCAATAGAGCCTGGCCATGGTGGGTGCTGCTTAGAACCTCAGGTGTAGGGCTGGACTGTTGGTATCGAGCCTCAGTCCAGCTTGTTCGGGTGACAATGAATAAGGTATTTTCCAGGGAGGACAGTAAAGGACAGGGACAGATTAGTCTCTCTCCCCGGAGGTTTCAGTCTATCTCAGGTAAGATAGCAGTCAACTGAGAGTCGTTGTATTAAACGTCATATGTTTTGTGGAAATACAATGGTCAAATTGGGTTTGGGTTCTGTATACCTTTTTTGCCTGGTGAAGGACTTTTTCATGAACACACTTGGAAATCTGTATGAGGAGTGTATATGAGGTTGACTTTTGTGCCTAGAGAATATGGCCGGAAATGCGGGGTGGTGTCAGTTAAAGATTAAGGACAGACCAGGGACCGGAGAGAGCCAGCATCAGGAATAATTATGACTGAGTTTTTTCAGAAGCCAGGTAAGGGCAGCGTCAACATCTGACCAAAAGTGCATGAAGTCAGCTTTCACACCGAGCTAGCGGTTGGTGAGAGACTTGGCTGTTACCAGGGGAGATGGTCAGAGAAAGTTGTTACTGGGTTTTGAACAATCCTGGCAGCTGCCCCTTTGGTTGCCCTAAATTACAGACTTGGTCTTTTCTGTGGTAGATCAGAGGTACCGGGGCTGtgcttgaaaaggaagaagatggagCTGATGGTGCAGTCATCAGCTTTGATTCTCTGTGCTCCTAACTCATCGCTCTCACACCCTCCCCTTGACAGGCAGCCTATATCGAAACCACAGTACGAGCTTCAGTCTTTCAAACCTCACACTGCCCACCAAAGGTGCGAGAGAGAAGACCACACCCTTCCCCAGTCTGAAAGGTAACTGCAGCCCTCCTTCCGCCGAACCAGGATTCTCCAGGAGATATCTCAGGCCTACGGGTGCTTGTCAGGAACCCTGTGTATGATGGCTCATTTGATCTGGCTGTGGCCCCTCATACCGCTTCTCATGGCTTTCACTGCTCATGATGGGCTCTGACTGGTTTTCAGATGGGAATGGTCTCTGTAGCTGGAGAGGAGGCTCTGCTGTGTCATTTAGGATACCAGCGGCTGTGCCATAACTGCTTCTGGGGCGATCCATAAGGGGTCATGAGCTGCCACCAATCATCTGCCAGCTTCTTGCTGCATGAGCAGAggagggctctgtcccagggagCTGGCCCGCCGGGGGATGGTTGCGAGAGCCTGGCACTGTTTACAGAGCCAAGAAGCCTCTCACTTTGACTTCACGTCGATGGGCCCTGTGGGTGGGCCAGGTAGTATTGGTTGGCTTCTAAGAACAGTTATGATCTTATTTGATTTTCGTTTGTGAGCTTGGAGGGTCTGAAGGGCTCTTCGGAATTTACTCTCTTgacgtttgtttgttttctctggctATTGGGctgaaatatttaattacagTAGAGAGCATAGTGAGAAGAgctccatatatattttaactgaCTTCTCTCCCCAGTGATTAAAAACTCCGGCAATCAAAGAAGTGTTCTCTGATGGGGATGGGAACATAGGGTAGGTGGGCAAAGAGACGTGATAGCTAGAGGTGTAGGGGGCTAACTAGCACTGTGGCACGAATCCACACACAACTCAGTAGCTTAGGAAGAGGGTTAGTCACTGGCTTCATGTGATGTAGTTGGGGAGGAAAGCGGTTGAAATGCCTTCATCGCATGCGGCCGCCTCACTCATCTGCTGCCCCTCTCGCTCCCATCCGCCTCCGGCCTCACACGCCCACCCCACTTCCCATGACAGCATCTGCAAGATGGGTCTCCTCTCTCGGCCTCCTGGCAGGCCCTCTGGACCCCGTGCGAGATGTTTCATGAAAACCAGCAGTCCCTCTTTCATGCATGTGCCTGTTCAGTACCTGAAGGTCCCTCGTGTCATTTACCCTGCCCCTGGCTTTTAGAGACCATAGCCCTAAGGACGGTCTTTCCTAGAGCCTTGGTGGTTTCCTGATCTCTTGGCTTCCAGCTCTGAGGTGCCTGAGAACTACGGTTATGTGCACTAAGCTTTGGGAGAATCCTCAGGTGGTCTGACATACAGCTCCATTGAGGGGAACAGGGGTTGTGGTATCACGGTGCACCTACTAACTGTGTATTTTGTGTCCCAGTATTTGGGCTAAATACTCTAATGGAGATTGTTACTGAAGCCGGCCCCGGGAGTGGTGAAGGTGGGTCTTGCCCGTGAGCTGtgcatgatcttttttttttcctagcatcTTCCGTGCCTGCCTGAGGGCCATCCTCCGCACGGAGCAAGCAGTGTCCCATGAGTGACCTGCCTTGCCCCTCCCCCGTGACGCCCGTGCTTGCCCGTGGGGCGCTGCTGGTGCATGTGGAGTGGCCTGAGTCTCCATCCCCACCTCCTCCACATTGCCATGGCTGGTTTCGACCTATGTGTGATGGCCCGGGGCCACCCTCGCCCAGCCCTT comes from Mustela erminea isolate mMusErm1 chromosome 9, mMusErm1.Pri, whole genome shotgun sequence and encodes:
- the MADD gene encoding MAP kinase-activating death domain protein isoform X1; this encodes MVQKKKLCPRLLDYLVIVGARHPSSDSVAQTPELLRRYPLEDHSEFPLPPDVVFFCQPEGCLSVRQRRMSLRDDTSFVFTLTDKDTGVTRYGICVNFYRSFQKRMPKEKGEGGAGSRGKEGSRATCASEEVGTETSETGLSLQPPSADPAPDVNQSPRVKPRAKAGSRSRNSTLTSLCVLSHYPFFSTFRECLYTLKRLVDCCSERLLGKKLGIPRGIQRDTMWRIFTGSLLVEEKSSALLHDLREIEAWIYRLLRSPVPVSGQKRVDIEVLPQELQQALTFALPDPSRFTLVDFPLHLPLELLGVDACLQVLTCILLEHKVVLQSRDYNALSMSVMAFVAMIYPLEYMFPVIPLLPTCMASAEQLLLAPTPYIIGVPASFFLYKLDFKMPDDVWLVDLDSNRVIAPTNAEVLPTLPEPESLELKKHLKQALASMSLNTQPILNLEKFHEGQEIPLLLGRPSNDLQSTPSTEFNPLIYGNDVDSVDVATRVAMVRFFNSPNVLQGFQMHTRTLRLFPRPVVAFQAGSFLASRPRQTPFAEKLARTQAVEYFGEWILNPTNYAFQRIHNNMFDPALIGDKPKWYAHQLQPIHYRVYDSNSQLAEALSVPPERDSDSEPTDDSGSDSMDYDDSSSSYSSLGDFVSEMMKCDINGDTPNVDPLTHAALGDASEVKIDELQNQKESEEAGPDSENSQENPPLRSSSSTTASSSPSTVIHGANAEPADSTEVDDKASVGVSKPLSAVPPSMGKSNMDRRQTEIGEGSVRRRTYDNPYFEPQYGLPPEEDDDEQGESYTPRFSQHVNGNRAQKLLRPNSLKLASDSEAESDSRASSPTSTISNNSTEGFGGIMSFASSLYRNHSTSFSLSNLTLPTKGAREKTTPFPSLKVFGLNTLMEIVTEAGPGSGEGNRRALVDQKSSVIKHSPTVKREPPSPQGRSSNSSENQQFLKEVVHSVLDGQGVGWLNMKKVRRLLESEQLRVFVLSKLNRSVQSEDDARQDAIPDVEVSRKVYKGMLDLLKCTVLSLEQSYAHAGLGGMASIFGLLEIAQTHYYSKEPDKRKKSPTESVNTPVGKDPGLSGRGDPKAMAQLRVPQLGPRAPSAAGKGPRELDTRSLKEENFVASVELWNKHQEVKKQKALEKQRPEVIKSVFETEEKKSQISADSGVSLTSGSQRTDPDSVIGVSPAVMVRSSSQDSEVSTVVSNSSGETLGADSDLSSNAGDGPGGEGSAHLASSRGTLSDSEIETNSATSTIFGKAHSLKPSVKEKLVGSPVRSSEDVSQRVYLYEGLLGRDKGSMWDQLEDAAMETFSISKERSTLWDQMQFWEDAFLDAVMLEREGMGMDQGPQEMIDRYLSLGEHDRKRLEDDEDRLLATLLHNLISYMLLMKVNKNDIRKKVRRLMGKSHIGLVYSQQINEVLDQLANLNGRDLAIRSSGSRHMKKQTFVVHAGTDTNGDIFFMEVCDDCVVLRSNIGTVYERWWYEKLINMTYCPKTKVLCLWRRNGSETQLNKFYTKKCRELYYCVKDSMERAAARQQSIKPGPELGGEFPVQDMKTGEGGLLQVTLEGINLKFMHSQERKVFIELNHIKKCNTVRGVFVLEEFVPEIKEVVSHKYKTPMAHEICYSVLCLFSYVAAVRSREEDLRTPPRPVSS
- the MADD gene encoding MAP kinase-activating death domain protein isoform X27, whose product is MVQKKKLCPRLLDYLVIVGARHPSSDSVAQTPELLRRYPLEDHSEFPLPPDVVFFCQPEGCLSVRQRRMSLRDDTSFVFTLTDKDTGVTRYGICVNFYRSFQKRMPKEKGEGGAGSRGKEGSRATCASEEVGTETSETGLSLQPPSADPAPDVNQSPRVKPRAKAGSRSRNSTLTSLCVLSHYPFFSTFRECLYTLKRLVDCCSERLLGKKLGIPRGIQRDTMWRIFTGSLLVEEKSSALLHDLREIEAWIYRLLRSPVPVSGQKRVDIEVLPQELQQALTFALPDPSRFTLVDFPLHLPLELLGVDACLQVLTCILLEHKVVLQSRDYNALSMSVMAFVAMIYPLEYMFPVIPLLPTCMASAEQLLLAPTPYIIGVPASFFLYKLDFKMPDDVWLVDLDSNRVIAPTNAEVLPTLPEPESLELKKHLKQALASMSLNTQPILNLEKFHEGQEIPLLLGRPSNDLQSTPSTEFNPLIYGNDVDSVDVATRVAMVRFFNSPNVLQGFQMHTRTLRLFPRPVVAFQAGSFLASRPRQTPFAEKLARTQAVEYFGEWILNPTNYAFQRIHNNMFDPALIGDKPKWYAHQLQPIHYRVYDSNSQLAEALSVPPERDSDSEPTDDSGSDSMDYDDSSSSYSSLGDFVSEMMKCDINGDTPNVDPLTHAALGDASEVKIDELQNQKESEEAGPDSENSQENPPLRSSSSTTASSSPSTVIHGANAEPADSTEVDDKASVGVSKPLSAVPPSMGKSNMDRRQTEIGEGSVRRRTYDNPYFEPQYGLPPEEDDDEQGESYTPRFSQHVNGNRAQKLLRPNSLKLASDSEAESDSRASSPTSTISNNSTEGFGGIMSFASSLYRNHSTSFSLSNLTLPTKGAREKTTPFPSLKVFGLNTLMEIVTEAGPGSGEGNRRALVDQKSSVIKHSPTVKREPPSPQGRSSNSSENQQFLKEVVHSVLDGQGVGWLNMKKVRRLLESEQLRVFVLSKLNRSVQSEDDARQDAIPDVEVSRKVYKGMLDLLKCTVLSLEQSYAHAGLGGMASIFGLLEIAQTHYYSKEPDKRKKSPTESVNTPVGKDPGLSGRGDPKAMAQLRVPQLGPRAPSAAGKGPRELDTRSLKEENFVASVGPEVIKSVFETEEKKSQISADSGVSLTSGSQRTDPDSVIGVSPAVMVRSSSQDSEVSTVSNSSGETLGADSDLSSNAGDGPGGEGSAHLASSRGTLSDSEIETNSATSTIFGKAHSLKPSVKEKLVGSPVRSSEDVSQRVYLYEGLLGRDKGSMWDQLEDAAMETFSISKERSTLWDQMQFWEDAFLDAVMLEREGMGMDQGPQEMIDRYLSLGEHDRKRLEDDEDRLLATLLHNLISYMLLMKVNKNDIRKKVRRLMGKSHIGLVYSQQINEVLDQLANLNGRDLAIRSSGSRHMKKQTFVVHAGTDTNGDIFFMEVCDDCVVLRSNIGTVYERWWYEKLINMTYCPKTKVLCLWRRNGSETQLNKFYTKKCRELYYCVKDSMERAAARQQSIKPGPELGGEFPVQDMKTGEGGLLQVTLEGINLKFMHSQFLKLKKW